The Synergistota bacterium genome has a window encoding:
- a CDS encoding branched-chain amino acid ABC transporter permease — MWGAFGITALVYPWIVGSSYAVHMGIVILMYAILSMGFDILARTGQVSVGQAALFGLGAYCAVLTFEKFGIDPVLAIFLGGLFAGVVAAGFGFATLRIRGIYFSIATICFAESLQVLALMARGLTGGAIGVSVPPIFDGNITASYYFILALLGGTILVSLIIDKSKLNFAFTAIRENEKVASVMGINPTKYKVLSFVLSAFFTGCVGGFYAFYITYIIPYEVFGIGISVACLVMPVFGGLYTIEGPLLGAVVLKTVEEFLRTTIPYGHMIVYGVILVVSVLYMPAGIVGLVKKRFLERE, encoded by the coding sequence GTGTGGGGAGCTTTTGGAATAACGGCTCTTGTTTATCCCTGGATAGTAGGTTCCTCATATGCGGTTCATATGGGTATTGTTATTCTTATGTATGCTATTCTATCTATGGGGTTTGATATTTTAGCAAGAACAGGGCAGGTTTCAGTTGGGCAAGCGGCGCTTTTTGGTCTTGGGGCATACTGTGCTGTTTTAACCTTTGAGAAATTTGGTATAGATCCTGTTTTAGCTATATTTTTGGGAGGACTATTTGCAGGTGTGGTCGCTGCTGGTTTTGGATTTGCTACGCTTAGAATAAGAGGGATATATTTCTCGATAGCGACTATATGCTTTGCTGAATCCCTTCAGGTTTTAGCACTTATGGCGAGAGGTTTAACTGGAGGAGCTATAGGAGTTTCTGTTCCACCTATTTTTGACGGCAATATAACCGCATCTTACTATTTTATCCTCGCTCTTCTCGGAGGGACGATTCTTGTATCACTAATAATTGATAAATCTAAGTTAAATTTTGCTTTCACAGCTATAAGGGAAAATGAGAAGGTTGCAAGTGTGATGGGGATAAATCCTACCAAGTATAAAGTTTTGTCATTTGTTTTAAGTGCTTTCTTTACTGGATGTGTGGGAGGTTTTTATGCTTTTTATATTACTTACATAATTCCCTATGAGGTTTTTGGAATAGGAATATCTGTGGCGTGCTTAGTAATGCCAGTTTTCGGTGGACTTTATACTATAGAAGGGCCATTATTGGGCGCAGTTGTTCTAAAAACGGTAGAAGAGTTCTTAAGAACTACTATCCCATATGGCCATATGATAGTTTATGGGGTTATACTCGTTGTATCTGTTCTTTACATGCCAGCGGGTATTGTGGGTCTTGTTAAGAAGCGGTTTCTTGAAAGGGAGTGA
- a CDS encoding ABC transporter ATP-binding protein — protein MGLYSLYLFFTCQRVLWVLLRSGFLKGSEIFVELLKVEELSKNFGGLKAVNRVSFCLAEEEILGLIGPNGAGKTTLFNLISGVYHPTSGRILFKGRDITKLKPFHRCKLGIGRTFQIASPFKSMTVLDNVTTAILFRGKEKVKSVSEARDEARFFCELVGLENKTEKMGEDLTIVERKRLELARAIATKPQVLLLDEVMAGLRPNEIEETISLIRRIKEEMKLSVLFVEHIMKAVMTISDRIIVLHHGEKIAEGTAHEVANDPKVIDAYLGEQV, from the coding sequence ATGGGGTTATACTCGTTGTATCTGTTCTTTACATGCCAGCGGGTATTGTGGGTCTTGTTAAGAAGCGGTTTCTTGAAAGGGAGTGAAATTTTCGTGGAATTGCTGAAGGTAGAGGAATTAAGTAAAAACTTTGGAGGACTTAAGGCGGTTAATAGGGTTAGTTTCTGCCTTGCTGAAGAGGAAATTCTTGGGCTTATAGGTCCTAATGGTGCTGGCAAAACAACGCTTTTTAACCTCATTTCGGGCGTTTACCATCCTACAAGTGGTAGAATACTTTTCAAAGGAAGAGATATAACTAAGTTAAAACCTTTTCATCGATGTAAACTTGGAATAGGCAGGACCTTTCAGATAGCTTCTCCATTTAAAAGTATGACTGTTTTGGATAATGTAACCACAGCGATCCTCTTTCGAGGCAAGGAAAAAGTAAAGAGCGTGTCTGAAGCGAGAGATGAGGCGCGGTTTTTCTGTGAACTCGTGGGGTTAGAAAATAAAACAGAGAAGATGGGGGAAGACCTAACCATAGTAGAGAGAAAAAGACTTGAACTTGCGAGAGCTATTGCTACTAAGCCACAAGTGTTGCTTTTAGATGAGGTAATGGCTGGGCTTCGACCTAATGAGATAGAAGAAACAATTTCGCTTATACGCAGGATTAAGGAGGAGATGAAGCTTAGCGTGTTGTTTGTTGAGCATATAATGAAAGCGGTTATGACCATTTCTGATAGAATAATAGTATTACATCATGGAGAGAAGATAGCCGAGGGCACGGCTCATGAGGTAGCCAATGATCCGAAGGTTATAGATGCTTATCTTGGTGAGCAAGTTTAG
- a CDS encoding ABC transporter ATP-binding protein — MSLLDVRGINVFYGAVQVIYDVSFTVSEGEIVAIVGANGAGKTTTLNTIAGLLKVKQGEIYFNNCRIDGMSPQDIVKLGISLVPEGRELFPEMTVLENLELGALFIPHAKAKMKKTLEWIWDLFPILAERKRQLAGTLSGGEQQMLAIARGMMSMPKLLMLDEPSLGLAPKIVQNIFKAISDINKKGIAVLLVEQNVRHSLLISDRAYVLETGRVVLEGTSQEVLDNEHVKRAYLGL, encoded by the coding sequence ATGAGTTTATTGGATGTACGTGGCATAAACGTTTTTTATGGAGCGGTTCAGGTGATTTATGATGTTTCCTTTACTGTCAGTGAGGGAGAAATAGTAGCTATTGTTGGAGCAAATGGAGCTGGTAAAACCACGACACTTAATACCATAGCTGGACTTCTAAAAGTTAAACAAGGGGAAATATATTTTAATAACTGTAGGATAGATGGTATGAGTCCTCAAGATATAGTGAAATTGGGAATCTCTCTCGTTCCGGAGGGTAGAGAGCTTTTTCCCGAAATGACCGTACTTGAAAACCTTGAACTTGGAGCGCTCTTTATACCACATGCAAAAGCAAAGATGAAGAAAACTCTTGAATGGATATGGGATCTCTTTCCTATATTAGCTGAAAGAAAAAGACAGCTTGCTGGAACGCTTTCCGGTGGAGAACAGCAGATGTTAGCTATAGCAAGGGGGATGATGTCTATGCCTAAGCTTCTTATGTTGGATGAGCCTTCTCTGGGGCTTGCTCCTAAAATAGTTCAAAATATATTTAAAGCGATATCAGATATAAACAAAAAGGGAATAGCTGTTTTACTTGTTGAGCAGAATGTGAGGCATAGCCTTTTAATTTCGGATAGGGCTTATGTTCTGGAGACAGGGAGGGTAGTTCTTGAAGGAACTTCACAAGAGGTGTTAGACAATGAGCACGTCAAGAGAGCTTATCTCGGACTATAG
- a CDS encoding branched-chain amino acid ABC transporter permease, whose amino-acid sequence MLQCLANGVLISGLYAVVTLGLTMVMGVMGIVNFAHGEFVMLGAYVTYWAFTLWGIDPILSLPLSAGVLILVGISIYRFGIKPILSAEAFEQVLLTFGISIILQNAALILWKADFRSISTPYSDMSIAIGPINIGLARLLTFGIAVMLTLLLVVFNKTKVGKALRAVSQNRKAAALMGINVDKAYIIAFSIAAALGGIAGTLSALIMYVFPLMGGKLGLKAFAILILGGLGNIWGTLIASLILGISESIVGTYLPQGSGWAEGLSFALILTVLIFKPTGIAGVRRE is encoded by the coding sequence ATGCTACAATGTTTAGCCAATGGAGTTTTAATATCCGGCCTTTATGCGGTGGTTACCTTGGGATTAACGATGGTTATGGGAGTTATGGGTATAGTTAACTTTGCTCATGGGGAGTTTGTAATGTTAGGTGCGTATGTAACTTATTGGGCTTTTACTCTATGGGGAATAGATCCTATACTCTCTCTGCCTTTAAGCGCAGGGGTTTTGATTCTGGTAGGTATTTCCATATATAGATTTGGTATTAAACCCATCTTAAGTGCTGAAGCTTTTGAACAAGTCTTATTAACATTTGGTATATCAATAATATTGCAAAATGCTGCTTTAATATTATGGAAGGCAGACTTCCGTTCCATTTCAACACCTTATTCGGATATGAGTATAGCTATAGGACCAATAAATATCGGTTTAGCTCGCCTCTTAACGTTTGGTATCGCAGTTATGCTTACGTTATTACTTGTAGTCTTTAATAAAACTAAGGTGGGGAAAGCTTTAAGAGCGGTGAGTCAAAATCGAAAAGCCGCAGCTTTAATGGGGATTAATGTGGATAAAGCATATATTATAGCCTTTTCCATAGCCGCTGCTCTTGGAGGTATAGCGGGGACACTTTCAGCCTTAATAATGTATGTTTTCCCTCTTATGGGAGGGAAATTGGGTTTAAAAGCTTTTGCCATACTTATACTGGGAGGATTGGGAAACATATGGGGAACCTTAATTGCGAGTTTGATACTTGGAATAAGTGAATCTATAGTGGGGACGTATTTGCCGCAGGGATCTGGTTGGGCTGAAGGACTTTCCTTTGCTCTTATTCTTACCGTTTTGATATTCAAACCCACGGGTATCGCTGGGGTTAGAAGGGAGTGA